The following coding sequences lie in one Paracidovorax avenae genomic window:
- a CDS encoding MFS transporter — protein MSAASRDRLPLASLLALAMSAFITILTEALPAGLLSQMAQDLSVSEAWAGQTVTIYAIGSLVAAIPLTAATQGVRRRPLMLAAIAGFVVANAVTTLSGSYVLTMVARFIAGVSAGLLWALLAGHAARMVPEHQKGRAIAVAMVGTPLALSLGVPAGTFLGSLAGWRTCFGIMSALALVLMAWVRVQVPDFPGQTAGERASLRQVFTLPGVAPVLFLVLAFVLAHNILYTYIAPFLAAADMAERTDLVLLVFGATSLMGIWIVGMLIDRHLRALTLASTVVFGLAALALGVAGDSPGVVYAAVAGWGLAFGGAATLFQTALVRTAGDAADMAQSMLVTAWNTAIAGGGIVGGLLLERFGARAFAPALVVLLAAALGTAWATRFTGGGAGCTARPRPVRQDLQQVAGKRGLGSAPGLQRDDSSFADSSSVAISMACSCEDARRRG, from the coding sequence ATGAGCGCCGCATCCCGTGACCGCCTTCCGCTGGCTTCGCTGCTGGCACTGGCCATGTCGGCCTTCATCACCATCCTGACCGAAGCGCTGCCGGCCGGTCTGCTGTCGCAGATGGCGCAGGACCTGTCGGTGTCCGAGGCGTGGGCCGGCCAGACCGTCACCATCTATGCCATCGGCTCGCTGGTGGCAGCGATTCCGCTGACCGCCGCCACGCAGGGCGTGCGCCGCCGCCCATTGATGCTGGCGGCCATCGCGGGCTTCGTGGTCGCGAATGCCGTGACGACGTTGTCCGGCAGCTACGTGCTGACCATGGTGGCTCGCTTCATCGCGGGCGTGTCGGCCGGGCTGCTGTGGGCGCTTCTGGCGGGCCATGCAGCGCGCATGGTGCCGGAGCACCAGAAGGGCCGGGCCATCGCCGTTGCGATGGTGGGCACGCCACTGGCGCTGTCGCTGGGCGTGCCGGCTGGTACCTTCCTGGGCAGCCTGGCGGGCTGGCGGACGTGCTTCGGCATCATGAGCGCATTGGCGCTGGTACTCATGGCGTGGGTGCGCGTGCAGGTGCCGGACTTCCCCGGACAGACGGCGGGCGAGCGGGCATCGTTGCGGCAGGTGTTCACGCTGCCGGGCGTGGCTCCGGTGCTGTTCTTGGTGCTCGCCTTCGTGCTGGCCCACAACATCCTCTATACCTACATCGCACCGTTCCTGGCGGCGGCGGACATGGCCGAACGAACGGATCTGGTGCTGCTGGTATTCGGTGCCACGTCGCTGATGGGCATCTGGATCGTCGGCATGCTGATCGATCGCCATCTGCGCGCGCTGACGCTCGCCAGCACGGTGGTGTTCGGACTCGCTGCGCTGGCACTCGGTGTGGCGGGCGACTCGCCCGGCGTGGTGTATGCAGCGGTGGCCGGCTGGGGGCTGGCCTTCGGAGGCGCGGCGACACTGTTCCAGACGGCGCTGGTCCGGACGGCAGGAGATGCGGCGGACATGGCCCAGTCCATGCTGGTCACCGCATGGAACACGGCCATTGCCGGCGGTGGCATCGTCGGAGGCTTGCTGCTCGAACGCTTCGGCGCCCGCGCGTTCGCGCCGGCTTTGGTGGTGTTGCTGGCGGCGGCGCTGGGAACTGCGTGGGCGACGAGGTTCACCGGTGGGGGGGCCGGGTGCACCGCGAGGCCGCGACCTGTCCGCCAGGACCTGCAGCAGGTCGCTGGCAAGAGAGGTCTCGGCAGCGCTCCGGGCCTTCAGCGAGATGACTCCTCGTTCGCTGACAGCAGTTCTGTCGCCATCTCGATGGCCTGCTCATGCGAAGACGCCAGAAGGAGGGGGTAG
- a CDS encoding efflux RND transporter periplasmic adaptor subunit has translation MPPLPVSTIRAEPRSVAEELQAVGDLQAVREVLLAPDTPGRVTAIHFDAGQTVKEGAVLVKLYDAPEQADRAAAVARADFAQVQLRRSQELAPTGAEPRELFEQRKAEAAQAAAAVRQLDARIQQKSIRAPFSGQVGIRRINPGQYLNAGDAIATLTQLDPLYVNFTLPQQDLPRLTPGAPVQVSVDAAPGKVFTGRISSVEPRIHGETRNVAVQALLPNAGRLLKSGMYATARLALPATADAIALPLTAIQTSASGDSVVLVRDADAQGVGKAVTVPVVTGRRLGEEVLVTQGVKAGDVVVTAGQNRLPPGAVVTIRAPAAAAATPPADPAATSAAGAR, from the coding sequence ATGCCGCCGCTGCCGGTTTCGACGATCCGCGCCGAACCTCGCAGCGTGGCAGAGGAACTGCAGGCCGTCGGCGATCTGCAAGCCGTGCGCGAAGTGTTGCTGGCCCCCGATACGCCGGGGCGGGTGACCGCGATCCATTTCGACGCCGGCCAGACCGTGAAGGAGGGTGCGGTGCTGGTAAAGCTCTATGACGCTCCCGAACAGGCGGATCGTGCTGCCGCGGTGGCCAGGGCCGATTTCGCCCAGGTCCAATTGCGGCGCTCGCAGGAACTGGCCCCCACCGGCGCCGAACCGCGCGAATTGTTCGAACAGCGCAAGGCGGAGGCCGCCCAGGCCGCGGCGGCCGTCCGGCAACTGGACGCCCGGATCCAGCAGAAAAGCATACGTGCGCCATTCTCCGGCCAGGTCGGCATACGGCGCATCAATCCCGGGCAGTACCTCAACGCCGGCGATGCGATCGCCACGCTGACCCAGCTCGATCCGCTCTATGTGAACTTCACGCTTCCCCAGCAGGACTTGCCCAGGCTGACGCCGGGCGCGCCGGTGCAGGTCAGCGTGGATGCCGCGCCCGGCAAGGTGTTCACCGGCAGGATCAGCAGCGTCGAACCACGCATCCATGGCGAGACCCGCAACGTGGCCGTGCAGGCGCTGTTGCCCAACGCGGGCCGGCTGTTGAAGTCGGGGATGTACGCGACGGCGCGGCTGGCGCTGCCTGCCACCGCCGATGCCATCGCGTTGCCGCTGACGGCGATCCAGACATCCGCTTCCGGCGACAGCGTGGTGCTGGTGCGGGATGCCGATGCACAGGGAGTTGGCAAGGCGGTCACCGTGCCGGTGGTCACCGGCCGCCGGCTCGGCGAAGAAGTTCTCGTGACGCAGGGCGTGAAGGCTGGCGACGTCGTGGTGACGGCCGGCCAGAACCGGCTGCCGCCCGGTGCCGTGGTGACGATCCGTGCGCCCGCGGCAGCTGCCGCGACGCCGCCCGCCGATCCGGCGGCCACCTCCGCCGCTGGCGCACGGTAG
- a CDS encoding serine hydrolase domain-containing protein → MTSHPFPARQGRAPARLSDRIQAVVQQALDDRRLVGAVVLVARDGEPIHQQAAGLADRESAHAMTLETVFRLASVSKPIVSAAALALVAKGRLDLDAGIERWLPGFRPRLADGREARISARQLLSHTAGLGYRFLEAGADGPYARAGISDGMDASGIGLAENLHRLSSVPLLYEPGTGWGYSLATDVLGALIERIHGTPLDEAVGHLVTGPLGMADTGFVARDPRRVATAYVNGAPQPHRLAEGETVAVFDGTVGIAYSPARIFDAQAFPSGGAGMAGTAGDFLRLLETLRQGGGTLLPGELVEEMGRDQTGGLELAAAPGFGFGLGFSVLRDPGLAASPESAGTWRWGGAYGHSWFVDRVQGLSVVAFTNTLYEGMSGRFVTDLRDAVYGAQEVRP, encoded by the coding sequence ATGACGAGTCACCCATTCCCCGCGCGCCAGGGGCGGGCCCCCGCACGCCTTTCCGACCGTATCCAGGCGGTCGTGCAGCAGGCATTGGACGACCGGCGCCTGGTCGGGGCCGTCGTGCTGGTCGCGCGCGATGGTGAACCGATCCACCAGCAGGCTGCGGGTCTTGCCGACCGAGAAAGCGCGCACGCCATGACCCTGGAGACGGTCTTCCGGCTGGCCTCGGTCAGCAAGCCCATCGTTTCCGCCGCTGCACTGGCGCTGGTGGCGAAGGGGCGGCTCGACCTGGATGCGGGCATCGAGCGCTGGCTGCCTGGGTTCCGGCCCCGGTTGGCCGATGGACGTGAGGCGCGCATCTCGGCCCGGCAATTGCTCAGCCACACGGCAGGGCTCGGCTACCGCTTCCTGGAGGCCGGCGCGGACGGCCCCTACGCGCGCGCAGGCATCTCGGACGGAATGGATGCGTCCGGCATCGGCCTGGCCGAGAACCTGCACCGTCTCTCCAGCGTGCCGCTGCTGTACGAACCGGGCACGGGCTGGGGATACTCATTGGCAACCGACGTGCTGGGCGCGCTGATCGAGCGCATCCACGGCACGCCGCTGGACGAGGCGGTGGGCCACCTGGTCACGGGGCCGCTGGGCATGGCCGATACCGGCTTCGTTGCCCGCGATCCACGGCGCGTGGCCACTGCCTACGTCAACGGCGCTCCGCAGCCCCACCGGCTGGCCGAAGGGGAGACCGTTGCGGTGTTCGACGGCACTGTCGGCATCGCCTACAGCCCGGCCCGCATTTTCGATGCGCAGGCTTTTCCGTCAGGAGGCGCCGGCATGGCGGGCACGGCCGGCGACTTCCTGCGCCTGCTCGAAACCCTGCGGCAGGGCGGCGGCACGCTGCTGCCCGGGGAATTGGTCGAGGAAATGGGACGCGACCAGACCGGCGGCCTCGAGCTGGCTGCCGCACCGGGCTTCGGCTTCGGCCTGGGCTTCTCGGTGCTGCGAGATCCTGGCCTGGCCGCGTCGCCGGAATCGGCTGGCACCTGGCGCTGGGGCGGCGCCTATGGCCACTCGTGGTTCGTGGACCGGGTGCAGGGCTTGAGCGTGGTCGCCTTCACCAACACGCTGTACGAAGGCATGTCCGGCCGTTTCGTCACCGACTTGCGCGATGCCGTGTATGGCGCGCAGGAGGTTCGGCCATGA
- a CDS encoding zinc-binding alcohol dehydrogenase family protein, translating into MASIAFRRGSTLADPDCLTDVDAERPEPGPHDLLVAVRAVSVNPVDTKIRAGLVDAPDSVRSLGWDAAGVVEAVGDAVTLFQPGQKVYYAGSFDRSGSNAQLHLVDERIAGHMPKTLGFAEAAALPLTALTAWQLLFDRLGVVSGRPADAGSLLVLGGAGGVGSMLIQLARRLTGLTVIATASRRESRDWCLALGAHHAIDHRQPLPAQVGTLPVPAITHIAALSHTADHLHELAELIAPQGRLAIIDDHDTLDAAPFKAKSVSLHWEMVFTRPLYRTPDMIAQHRILDEVAALVDAGVLRSTVSRVLHPLDAARLIEAHRLVELGGVAGKVVVARSMDDTSQPALQEAR; encoded by the coding sequence ATGGCCTCCATCGCGTTTCGTCGCGGTTCCACGCTGGCCGATCCTGACTGCCTGACCGATGTCGATGCCGAGCGCCCGGAGCCGGGACCGCATGACCTGCTGGTGGCAGTCCGCGCAGTCTCGGTCAATCCGGTGGACACGAAGATCCGCGCAGGCCTCGTGGATGCGCCGGATTCCGTTCGTTCCCTGGGGTGGGATGCCGCAGGGGTCGTCGAGGCGGTCGGTGACGCGGTCACGCTGTTCCAGCCGGGGCAGAAGGTGTACTACGCGGGCTCTTTCGACCGCAGCGGCAGCAATGCCCAGCTCCACCTGGTGGACGAGCGCATTGCCGGCCACATGCCGAAGACTCTGGGCTTCGCCGAGGCGGCAGCACTGCCGCTGACCGCGCTGACGGCCTGGCAACTGCTGTTCGACCGCCTGGGCGTGGTGTCCGGCAGGCCGGCAGATGCCGGAAGCCTGTTGGTGCTGGGCGGCGCAGGCGGGGTCGGCTCCATGCTGATCCAGCTCGCCCGGCGGCTGACGGGCTTGACGGTGATCGCTACCGCCTCGCGCCGGGAAAGCCGCGACTGGTGCCTCGCGCTGGGCGCACACCATGCCATCGACCATCGGCAGCCGCTGCCGGCGCAGGTCGGCACGCTGCCGGTGCCGGCCATCACCCACATCGCGGCGCTGTCGCATACCGCCGACCATCTGCACGAACTGGCGGAACTGATCGCGCCGCAGGGCCGGCTGGCGATCATCGACGACCACGACACGCTGGATGCGGCGCCGTTCAAGGCAAAGAGCGTGTCGCTGCATTGGGAGATGGTGTTCACCCGTCCGCTCTACCGCACTCCGGACATGATCGCGCAGCACCGCATCCTCGATGAAGTGGCGGCGCTGGTGGACGCGGGCGTGCTGCGCTCGACGGTCAGCCGGGTACTGCATCCCCTGGACGCAGCACGCCTGATCGAAGCCCATCGGCTGGTGGAGCTCGGTGGCGTCGCGGGCAAGGTGGTCGTGGCCCGTTCCATGGACGACACGTCGCAGCCTGCGCTGCAGGAGGCACGATGA
- a CDS encoding TonB-dependent siderophore receptor: MQGQNEFEETAPRDAKTLPAVNITAREDPATTEATGSYTTGETAAATRLPLSLRETPQSVTVVTRQRMDDQQLNSVQGVLENTTGIASYQSDSERTSFYSRGLLINNVQYDGIPTVVGNIVNGSGIGSLDTAFYDRVEVVRGASGLLTGTGNPSAAINLVRKRPTREFSASASIGAGSWDTYRGMADVSTPLTQDGRIRARVVGTYQDGHSYIDGYRPQRKSFYGIVEADLTPDTKVSLGYDYQDITPKGATWGGMPLWFSDGTQAEYPHSSTYAQDWSRWDNTLKTSFAEIEHRFAGGWNLRAVANQYRTAYDAELLGLIGRPDRSTGLGTYPYGAYPVALASEGRSRQNSFDAMASGPFELLGRRHELVVGATSSRRTAGQQDIAPFYPGVVPVNVYDLRPAYPRPDFGAMTWMTTNTRIRQSGIYSAARLSLADQLKLVVGGRFSNYEIDDGAGGNPLHYKKTGEFTPYAGLVYDIDSTYSAYASYTGIFNPQTDYRDSNGNVLTPSKGKTREVGLKGQYLDRRLNASVAVFETELDNAAQIVAGTYTPGGAQAYKGADGTKSRGIELDLQGELARGWNVYAGIAHFTAKDGAGVRLNSQLPRTTAQFFTTYRLPGEWSRLTLGGGAKWQSRIYEAPNAGTSSLGGEQRSYALVSLVARYAITEKTNVAVNINNVFDRKYALQKGDFDTVSHGAPRNVMVTLDYRY; the protein is encoded by the coding sequence GTGCAGGGACAAAACGAGTTCGAGGAAACAGCGCCGCGTGACGCGAAGACCCTGCCGGCCGTCAATATCACGGCCCGTGAGGATCCGGCGACGACCGAAGCTACAGGCTCCTACACGACGGGCGAAACGGCAGCGGCCACGCGCCTGCCGCTTTCGCTGCGGGAAACACCGCAGTCGGTCACGGTGGTCACGCGCCAGCGCATGGACGACCAGCAACTGAATTCGGTGCAGGGCGTGCTGGAAAACACCACGGGCATCGCCTCGTACCAGTCCGACAGCGAGCGCACGAGCTTCTATTCGCGTGGCCTGCTGATCAACAACGTGCAGTACGACGGCATCCCTACCGTGGTCGGCAACATTGTCAACGGCAGCGGCATCGGTTCTCTCGATACGGCGTTCTACGACCGTGTGGAGGTCGTACGCGGCGCCTCCGGCTTGCTGACCGGTACCGGCAATCCCTCCGCCGCCATCAACCTGGTGCGCAAGCGGCCGACCCGTGAATTCTCGGCCTCCGCCTCGATCGGTGCGGGGAGCTGGGACACCTACCGGGGAATGGCCGACGTTTCTACACCGTTGACCCAGGATGGCCGCATCCGCGCGCGCGTGGTGGGAACGTACCAGGACGGCCACTCCTACATCGACGGGTACCGGCCGCAGAGGAAGTCGTTCTACGGCATCGTCGAGGCGGATCTGACCCCGGACACGAAGGTGAGCCTGGGCTACGACTACCAGGACATCACGCCGAAAGGCGCCACCTGGGGCGGCATGCCGCTGTGGTTCAGCGACGGCACGCAGGCGGAGTATCCGCACTCCAGCACCTACGCGCAGGACTGGAGCCGTTGGGACAACACCCTCAAGACGTCGTTTGCCGAAATCGAGCACCGCTTCGCTGGCGGATGGAACCTGCGGGCCGTCGCGAACCAATACCGCACCGCATACGATGCCGAACTGCTCGGCCTGATCGGCCGCCCCGACCGATCCACGGGGCTGGGCACTTATCCCTATGGAGCCTATCCGGTGGCGCTGGCGTCGGAAGGCCGCAGCCGCCAGAACAGCTTCGACGCGATGGCGAGCGGCCCCTTCGAACTGCTGGGCCGCCGGCATGAGCTGGTGGTGGGGGCGACGAGTTCGCGCCGCACGGCCGGCCAGCAGGATATCGCGCCCTTCTATCCAGGCGTCGTGCCGGTCAATGTCTATGACCTGCGCCCTGCCTATCCACGGCCCGATTTCGGGGCCATGACCTGGATGACGACCAACACCCGCATCCGGCAGAGCGGCATCTACAGCGCTGCCCGGCTGTCGCTGGCCGACCAGCTGAAACTCGTCGTCGGCGGCCGCTTCAGCAACTACGAAATCGACGACGGCGCCGGTGGCAACCCGCTGCATTACAAGAAGACCGGTGAATTCACCCCGTATGCCGGCCTGGTCTACGACATCGACAGCACCTACTCCGCCTACGCCAGCTACACGGGCATCTTCAATCCGCAGACCGATTACCGGGACAGCAACGGCAATGTGCTCACGCCGTCCAAGGGAAAAACCAGGGAAGTCGGCCTGAAGGGCCAGTACCTCGACAGGCGACTGAACGCGTCGGTCGCGGTGTTCGAGACAGAGCTGGACAACGCGGCGCAGATCGTCGCAGGCACCTATACGCCAGGTGGAGCCCAGGCCTACAAAGGCGCCGACGGGACGAAGTCGCGCGGGATCGAGCTGGACCTGCAAGGCGAGTTGGCGCGTGGCTGGAACGTCTATGCAGGTATCGCCCATTTCACGGCGAAAGACGGCGCTGGCGTCCGGCTGAACTCGCAGCTGCCGCGCACCACGGCCCAGTTCTTCACCACCTACCGGTTGCCGGGAGAGTGGAGCAGGCTGACTCTGGGCGGAGGCGCCAAATGGCAGAGCCGCATCTATGAGGCGCCGAACGCCGGCACCAGCTCGCTGGGCGGGGAGCAGCGTTCCTACGCCCTGGTCTCCCTGGTGGCACGTTACGCCATCACGGAAAAGACCAACGTGGCGGTGAACATCAACAACGTGTTCGACAGGAAGTACGCCCTGCAGAAGGGCGACTTCGACACGGTCAGCCATGGCGCGCCGCGCAACGTGATGGTGACGCTGGACTACAGGTATTGA
- a CDS encoding efflux RND transporter permease subunit produces the protein MHFTDIFIRRPILALVVSLLILLLGATAVFMLPVRQYPYLENATITVSTALPGATQDVMQGFVTTPIAQSIATASGIEYLSSTTKQGKSEIKARLVLNANADRAMTEVLAKVQQVKYQLPAGVTDPVISKSTEGGTAVQFVAFYSKTLSIPQVTDFASRVAQPLFTGIPGVASADIYGGQSLAMRIWIDPVRLAAHGLSAGDIASALRANNVQAAPGQLKSSLTVTNISAATDLRGVEDFRQMVVKSSPGGGVVRLSEVATMEVGGQNYNNVSFATGVPAIFVAIQPTPDGNPLEIVRQVNELLPRIRAMAPPGLTVAPNYDVARFVNTSIEEVKHTLVEAVAIVIVVIFLFLGTFRAVIIPVVTIPLSLVGTAALMLACGFSINLLTLLAMVLAIGLVVDDAIVVVENIHRHIEEGLTPVRAALLGAREIVGPVIAMTITLAAVYAPIGMMGGLTGALFKEFAFTLAGSVLVSGVVALTLSPVMSSMLLSSRQSEGWLAKRVEHHMGNLTSLYGRLAHTLAARGAVLLVGAVVLAAIVVLFNGTRHELAPTEDQGAIIVVTKAPQYADAGYTARYAQQIEKLFESIPEFDSSFMNIGDASGGQNMMFGGAILKDWSQRKRSATEIQGQIQAAGGAIDGQTLTAVQLPPLPGSSGGLPVQMVLRSPDDFKTLYETGEKIKMAAYASGLFLYVQNNLSYDSQQAQVTIDNAKAGEMGVTMQSIADTLAVLVGENYVNRFNFHDRSYDVIPQVRGSERMTPDDLGRFYVKATSGALVPLSTVTRVEMRPQANQLTQFGQMNSATLEMLPAPGVSMGEVVAFLQSQPLPSGTSVDWLSDSRQFVQEGNRLLVSFCFALVVIFLVLAAQFESLRDPLVILVTVPLAVCGALVPLWLGYATLNIYTQIGLVTLIGLISKHGILMVTFANHIQHHENLSRIEAIGKAAAVRMRPVLMTTAAMVAGLVPLLFADGAGSASRFSIGIVVVMGMLVGTFFTLFVLPTIYSFIAKDHRAASESPRARELATAEAPDVAL, from the coding sequence GTGCATTTCACCGACATCTTCATCCGCCGGCCCATTCTGGCGCTGGTCGTAAGCCTGTTGATCCTTCTGCTGGGCGCTACCGCCGTCTTCATGCTGCCGGTGAGGCAGTACCCCTATCTGGAAAACGCCACCATCACGGTCAGTACCGCGCTTCCGGGTGCGACCCAGGACGTGATGCAGGGTTTCGTCACCACGCCCATCGCGCAGTCCATCGCCACGGCCAGCGGCATCGAATACCTCAGCTCGACGACCAAGCAGGGCAAGAGCGAGATCAAGGCGCGCCTGGTGCTCAACGCCAACGCCGATCGAGCGATGACGGAAGTCCTCGCCAAGGTGCAGCAAGTGAAGTACCAGTTGCCTGCGGGCGTCACCGATCCCGTCATCAGCAAGTCCACCGAAGGTGGAACCGCGGTGCAATTCGTCGCGTTCTACAGCAAGACCCTCTCGATCCCGCAGGTGACGGATTTCGCGTCCCGGGTGGCTCAGCCGCTCTTCACCGGCATTCCCGGCGTGGCTTCGGCCGACATTTACGGAGGCCAGTCGCTGGCCATGCGGATCTGGATCGACCCGGTTCGGCTGGCTGCGCATGGGTTGTCGGCAGGCGATATCGCGTCTGCACTGCGTGCCAACAATGTGCAGGCAGCGCCGGGCCAGCTCAAGAGTTCGCTCACGGTGACCAACATCAGTGCGGCCACCGATCTGCGCGGGGTCGAGGACTTCCGCCAGATGGTCGTCAAGTCCAGCCCCGGAGGCGGCGTGGTGCGGCTGTCGGAAGTCGCCACGATGGAGGTCGGTGGCCAGAACTACAACAACGTGTCATTTGCGACAGGCGTGCCTGCGATCTTTGTTGCCATCCAGCCGACGCCTGATGGAAATCCCCTGGAGATCGTCAGACAGGTCAACGAACTGTTGCCCAGGATCCGCGCGATGGCGCCGCCGGGGCTCACCGTGGCCCCCAACTACGACGTGGCACGGTTCGTCAACACCTCCATCGAGGAGGTGAAGCACACGCTGGTCGAAGCCGTCGCGATCGTGATCGTGGTGATCTTCCTGTTCCTCGGCACCTTCCGCGCCGTCATCATCCCGGTGGTCACCATTCCGCTGTCGCTGGTCGGCACGGCGGCGCTGATGCTGGCCTGCGGCTTCTCGATCAACCTGCTGACACTGCTGGCGATGGTGCTGGCGATCGGCCTGGTGGTGGACGACGCCATCGTCGTGGTGGAGAACATCCATCGCCACATCGAGGAAGGACTGACTCCCGTGCGTGCGGCACTGCTCGGCGCCCGTGAAATCGTCGGGCCGGTGATCGCCATGACCATCACGCTGGCCGCGGTCTACGCGCCCATCGGCATGATGGGCGGGCTGACCGGTGCGCTGTTCAAGGAGTTCGCCTTCACGCTGGCCGGTTCGGTGCTCGTCTCCGGGGTCGTCGCTCTGACGCTCTCGCCGGTGATGAGTTCGATGCTGCTCAGTTCCAGGCAGAGCGAGGGATGGCTGGCAAAGCGGGTCGAACACCATATGGGCAACCTGACCTCGCTCTACGGGCGCCTGGCCCACACCCTGGCCGCGCGCGGCGCGGTGCTGCTGGTCGGTGCGGTCGTGCTGGCCGCTATCGTGGTGCTGTTCAACGGTACCCGGCACGAACTGGCACCGACCGAAGACCAGGGGGCCATCATTGTCGTCACCAAGGCGCCGCAGTATGCCGACGCAGGCTACACCGCACGCTATGCCCAACAGATCGAGAAGCTGTTCGAGTCGATCCCGGAATTCGACAGCAGCTTCATGAACATCGGCGATGCATCCGGAGGCCAGAACATGATGTTCGGCGGCGCCATCTTGAAGGATTGGTCGCAACGCAAGCGATCGGCTACCGAAATCCAGGGCCAGATTCAGGCCGCTGGCGGCGCCATCGATGGCCAGACGCTGACGGCTGTGCAGTTGCCGCCGCTACCGGGGTCCTCCGGAGGCCTGCCGGTGCAGATGGTGCTGCGCTCGCCCGACGACTTCAAGACGCTGTACGAGACCGGCGAGAAGATCAAGATGGCGGCCTACGCCAGCGGTTTGTTCCTCTATGTGCAGAACAACCTGTCCTATGACAGCCAGCAGGCACAGGTCACCATCGACAACGCGAAGGCCGGCGAGATGGGGGTCACCATGCAGTCGATCGCCGACACCCTGGCCGTGCTGGTCGGGGAGAACTACGTCAACCGCTTCAACTTCCACGACCGATCCTACGACGTCATCCCGCAGGTGCGCGGCAGCGAACGCATGACGCCGGACGACCTCGGACGCTTCTACGTCAAGGCGACCTCCGGTGCGCTGGTACCGCTTTCGACCGTGACCCGCGTCGAGATGCGGCCACAGGCGAACCAGCTCACCCAGTTCGGCCAGATGAACTCGGCCACGCTGGAAATGCTGCCGGCGCCCGGCGTGAGCATGGGCGAAGTGGTCGCGTTCCTGCAATCGCAGCCACTGCCATCCGGCACCAGCGTGGACTGGCTCAGCGACAGCCGCCAGTTCGTGCAGGAGGGCAACCGCCTGCTGGTGTCGTTCTGCTTCGCGCTGGTGGTCATCTTCCTGGTGCTGGCTGCGCAGTTCGAGAGCCTGCGTGATCCGCTGGTGATCCTCGTGACGGTGCCGCTGGCGGTCTGCGGCGCGCTGGTTCCGCTGTGGCTGGGTTACGCGACGCTCAACATCTACACCCAGATCGGACTGGTCACGCTGATCGGGCTGATCTCCAAGCACGGCATCCTGATGGTCACTTTCGCCAACCATATCCAGCACCATGAAAACCTGAGCCGTATCGAGGCGATCGGGAAGGCGGCAGCGGTGCGCATGCGGCCCGTGCTGATGACGACGGCGGCGATGGTCGCGGGGCTGGTGCCCCTGCTGTTCGCGGACGGTGCGGGTTCGGCCAGCCGCTTCTCCATCGGCATCGTGGTGGTGATGGGCATGCTGGTCGGCACCTTCTTCACGCTGTTCGTGCTGCCCACCATCTACAGCTTCATCGCCAAGGACCACCGCGCAGCGTCGGAAAGTCCCCGCGCCCGTGAGCTCGCCACCGCGGAGGCCCCCGATGTCGCGCTGTGA